From Ptiloglossa arizonensis isolate GNS036 chromosome 10, iyPtiAriz1_principal, whole genome shotgun sequence, the proteins below share one genomic window:
- the LOC143152362 gene encoding PI-PLC X domain-containing protein 1, with product MMLRGKILLLLLYLFFDIALATYCGKVWLTVSSLWRPIPASDKVVDSELEVNWDLDCPLSPGYPDTIKVFAANPEHDKTIEPKLTLTSLQYPRGYYRTNITVGRPPLPGGWDTKDGGTHPGHHCLKHHAALYKDGVILTTSCLQIWPTWMYDLRMLLGRLPIGSLMIPGTHNSGCYPHKNLSRRRIYQRYLLTQDRDVWTQLVHGIRYLDIRVGYYTSLTNGTTDDDTLTSRFWVYHDIIRLTSLSAIIKDVRNFLNVARGEIVIMDFHRFPVGFDGRPGRHRLLAMVLQREFEGLILKYDAGIESLGPTLNDIWATGKRLIICYNDKRTANEYDWLWPAISQAWGNQQTAEGLFKHLEDVIMGPKLFRNGQNPLWAVMAELTPLSLSILFNLSDGLREMADSVNRNLTFKFQDEWWNDTNIVATDFFLGNNLIDVSIQANMRKSDIL from the exons TCCTCTTTGTGGAGACCGATTCCTGCCAGTGACAAAGTGGTCGACTCTGAGCTGGAAGTGAATTGGGATCTCGATTGTCCGTTGAGCCCAGGATACCCAGATACCATCAAGGTCTTCGCTGCTAACCCAGAACACG ACAAAACGATCGAGCCCAAGTTGACTTTGACTTCGTTGCAATACCCCCGGGGCTATTACCGAACGAACATCACGGTCGGACGACCACCTCTTCCCGGTGGATGGGACACCAAGGATGGCGGGACCCATCCAGGTCATCATTGTTTGAAACATCACGCCGCGCTTTACAAGGACGGTGTTATCCTCACCACATCCTGTTTGCAAATCTGGCCAACATGGATGTACGATTTGAG AATGCTACTGGGAAGACTTCCGATAGGGAGCTTGATGATTCCTGGCACTCACAATTCGGGATGCTACCCGCACAAGAACCTGTCGAGGAGACGGATCTATCAGAGATACTTGTTGACGCAGGATCGGGATGTGTGGACGCAATTGGTACACGGTATCAGGTATCTGGACATCAGGGTAGGTTATTATACGTCGTTGACGAACGGCACCACCGACGACGACACACTTACGAGCAGATTCTGGGTCTATCACGATATCATTCGGCTCACGTCACTGTCCGCCATCATCAAAGACGTGAGAAACTTTTTGAACGTTGCGAGGGGGGAGATCGTCATCATGGACTTTCATAG ATTCCCGGTAGGATTCGATGGCAGACCGGGTAGACATCGACTGTTGGCCATGGTTCTCCAGAGAGAATTCGAAGGTCTGATCTTGAAATACGACGCGGGGATCGAAAGTCTTGGTCCGACCTTGAACGACATTTGGGCCACTGGGAAGCGCTTGATAATTTGCTACAACGATAAGCGCACCGCGAATG AGTACGACTGGCTGTGGCCGGCGATATCTCAGGCCTGGGGCAATCAGCAAACAGCGGAGGGACTATTCAAGCATTTAGAGGACGTGATCATGGGACCGAAATTGTTCCGGAACGGTCAGAATCCGTTATGGGCGGTAATGGCGGAACTGACCCCGCTCTCGTTGAGCATACTGTTCAATCTGTCCGATGGTCTGCGAGAGATGGCCGACTCGGTAAACAGGAACCTGACGTTCAAGTTCCAGGACGAATGGTGGAACGACACCAACATCGTGGCCACGGACTTCTTCCTCGGGAACAATCTGATCGACGTGTCGATACAGGCCAACATGAGGAAGAGCGACATTTTATAA
- the LOC143152363 gene encoding prostaglandin E synthase codes for MDHDLAPEDRELWAIYIWWSCVLVLKMNALTWFTGRIRLARQVIHSEEDRVWMKGPDIILCPTGGGHEDVDRIRGAHRHDLETVLPFLLIAPLWLCASPLFPVARTILPSFAITSVLRTLVQMKIVNAPRCCETVLFVVELCILIFVSTVSTIHYANQLWFED; via the exons ATGGACCACGATCTCGCACCCGAAGATAGAGAACTGTGGGCAATTTACATCTGGTGGTCGTGCGTTCTCGTACTGAAGATGAACGCTCTGACGTGGTTCACCGGCCGGATTCGACTAGCCAGACAG GTGATCCACAGCGAGGAGGACCGCGTGTGGATGAAAGGTCCTGATATAATTCTCTGTCCGACCGGGGGCGGTCACGAAGACGTGGATCGCATTCGAGGTGCTCATCGACACGATCTCGAGACTGTGTTACCCTTTCTGCTAATTGCTCCGTTATGGTTGTGCGCGTCACCATTGTTCCCCGTAGCCAGAACGATTCTTCCTTCCTTCGCGATAACCAGCGTGCTGCGCACCCTGGTGCAAATGAAAATCGTGAACGCGCCTCGTTGTTGCGAAACTGTTCTCTTCGTCGTTGAACTTTGCATCTTGATCTTCGTGTCCACCGTGTCGACGATTCACTACGCGAACCAGCTCTGGTTTGAAGATTGA
- the LOC143152361 gene encoding patched domain-containing protein 3 — MEIEEGIARKRPFRSYLQRVPRRLSEIVEHFFYGLGLKIAQRPLKWLIGSTVIVLVSLSGLYSFRQEKNPMKLWVPQDSDFVHDTEWMIDQFGQGLRLENMILTADNVLEPGVLVTLNEITKEVISIQTSDHIAWTDVCFKVPVISGIVSRQKRSNGQDDFFDIEPELQINSTTFEAAVHADAKLYCNIVNNLPKACLINSIVDLWEYNSNVIIQKSKEEIIDDINKAKVSPTLGHPINFIDLLGGITKDEKGRIISAKAVKTQWAVHINFSQVDMDNFGNDVGTADWATDDVLKWELAYLDVLHRNAKLLNAKRNENHTLTILYEAGRSFGDVTFVTMFGHIDILSIGFILMFFYVLVIFSDYNWVGWRIYLTTVGLLCVGGAFITSISICSVLGIPYGPVHTSLPFLLLALGVDDNFLIMASWKEIHADKSNRKKPLEERVALMLGHVGSAISITSLTDVVAFIIGASTILPSLQSFCIYAAVGVLLTFMFQITFYVAFFTLDARRIERKRNSIVPCVVHENFTQKFVRPEDEFSAKLITKLYSNVVLTIPGKIMIVLITIVAASAGIIGILQLQQWFDPAWFIPNSSYLSKYINTRHREYPDRGFEAIILMGNFNYTAEFPKLIHLTESFANLSTVQSLSSWPNDFADFVSKFFQKDLRSTTLDEADFYSYLSKFLFSRSGGKYQRNFRFVSSLTCGQNAPPILATTIDFIFKRFHGPHQWIPAMDESKMVAHDAGIDGFVTVWSEVFSLWVTDKLIAQEVLRNVLLALICVMGMTAMLIAELQTCFWIFLCVLLTLLNVCGFMYFWDLTIDIASCIGLELGIGLSVDYAAHVAHAFVHAAAETGSEDRIKRAHVAVRYIGAAVAYGAGSTLLALSMMAFSESYVFHAFLRIFILVIVFGLWHGLFLLPVILSTIGPRSLRSYETPSQASPEKNEEECIDTVTSPLNKEMDS; from the exons ATGGAAATCGAAGAAGGAATTGCTCGTAAACGACCATTTCGAAGTTATCTGCAACGCGTACCTCGACGTTTGTCGGAGATAGTGGAACACTTTTTTTACGG ACTCGGTTTAAAAATAGCTCAGCGACCGCTGAAATGGCTCATTGGCAGTACTGTGATAGTCTTAGTTTCCCTTTCCGGTTTATATTCCTTTCGTCAAGAAAAGAACCCCATGAAGCTGTGGGTTCCCCAAGATTCGGATTTTGTTCACGACACCGAATGGATGATCGATCAGTTTGGACAGGGACTGAGATTGGAAAATATGATATTGACGGCTGACAATGTACTAGAACCGGGAGTCCTTGTTACA CTGAACGAAATAACGAAGGAAGTTATTTCTATACAAACTTCTGATCATATTGCATGGACAGACGTATGTTTCAA AGTGCCTGTTATATCGGGTATTGTAAGTAGACAAAAGCGCAGCAACGGGCAAGATGATTTTTTTGACATCGAACCCGAATTGCAAATTAACAGCACTACCTTTGAAGCTGCGGTTCATGCAGATGCTAAGTTGTACTGTAATATAGTCAACAACTTGCCAAAAGCTTGCCTTATAAATAGTATTGTGGATTTATGGGAGTACAACAGTAATGTAATTATTCAGAAATCTAAAGAAGAAATTATAGATGACATAAATAAAGCAAAAGTTAGTCCTACCCTGGGACATCCGATAAACTTTATAGACTTATTGGGTGGCATAACTAAAGATGAAAAGGGTAGAATTATTTCAGCCAAAGCTGTAAAAACACAGTGGGCTGTGCACATCAATTTTTCCCAAGTGGATATGGATAACTTTGGAAACGATGTTGGAACAGCTGATTGG gCTACGGATGACGTATTGAAATGGGAATTGGCCTATTTGGACGTACTGCATAGAAATGCCAAACTATTGAACGCTAAGAGAAATGAAAATCATACCTTGACAATCTTGTACGAAGCTGGTAGAAGTTTCGGAGATGTTACTTTTGTTACAATGTTCGGACACATCGATATACTATCGATAGGATTCATTTTGATGTTCTTCTATGTTCTAGTCATATTTTCTGATTATAATTGGGTGGGATGGCGA ATTTACCTCACAACTGTCGGTCTTTTGTGCGTGGGTGGTGCATTCATAACATCGATCAGTATCTGCTCCGTTCTCGGAATCCCTTATGGACCTGTACATacgtctttaccatttcttttaTTGGCTCTCGGGGTAGACGATAACTTTTTAATAATGGCGTCTTGGAAAGAGATACACGCGGACAAATCAAACAGGAAGAAGCCATTGGAGGAGAGGGTAGCTTTAATGTTAGGACACGTGGGCTCTGCCATTAGTATTACTTCTCTGACCGATGTTGTCGCATTTATTATCGGTGCATCGACA ATACTGCCATCGTTGCAATCGTTCTGCATTTATGCAGCGGTTGGCGTGCTACTGACCTTCATGTTCCAAATCACATTTTACGTAGCGTTTTTCACCCTGGACGCACGACGAATCGAGAGAAAGAGGAACTCGATCGTACCGTGCGTCGTTCACGAGAATTTTACACAGAAGTTTGTCAGGCCGGAGGACGAATTCTCGGCAAAGTTAATAACTAAGTTGTATTCGAACGTGGTATTAACCATACCGGGGAAAATAATGATAGTATTAATAACAATTGTCGCAGCGTCGGCGGGCATTATTGGTATATTGCAATTGCAACAATGGTTCGATCCAGCGTGGTTCATACCGAACAGTTCGTACCTAAGCAAGTATATAAATACGAGACACCGTGAATATCCCGATCGTGGTTTCGAGGCGATTATTCTAATGGGAAATTTCAATTATACCGCCGAGTTCCCAAAGTTGATACATTTAACCGAAAGTTTCGCTAATTTGTCAACGGTGCAGAGTTTGAGTTCGTGGCCGAACGACTTTGCGGACTTCGTCTCCAAGTTTTTCCAGAAAG ATTTGAGGAGCACGACACTCGACGAGGCCGATTTTTACAGCTACCTCTCCAAGTTCTTGTTCAGCCGAAGCGGGGGCAAGTATCAGCGGAATTTCCGTTTCGTTAGTAGTCTGACCTGTGGTCAGAATGCGCCACCGATTCTGGCGACGACTATAGATTTTATCTTCAAACGATTCCACGGTCCTCACCAATGGATCCCAGCGATGGACGAAAGCAAGATGGTGGCCCACGATGCCGGGATCGACGGTTTCGTTACAGTCTGGAGCGAGGTGTTCAGTCTATGGGTCACCGACAAATTGATCGCTCAAGAGGTCCTGCGTAACGTTCTCTTGGCTCTGATTTGCGTGATGGGGATGACGGCGATGTTGATCGCCGAGCTGCAAACTTGCTTTTGGATCTTTTTGTGCGTACTTCTAACGCTACTGAACGTCTGCGGGTTCATGTACTTCTGGGACCTGACGATCGACATCGCGTCTTGCATCG GTCTGGAGCTGGGGATCGGATTGTCGGTGGATTACGCGGCGCACGTTGCACACGCGTTCGTGCACGCCGCGGCCGAGACCGGAAGCGAGGATCGGATAAAACGAGCCCACGTTGCAGTGAGGTATATCGGGGCAGCGGTTGCATACGGTGCGGGCTCGACGTTGCTCGCGCTCTCAATGATGGCGTTCTCGGAGAGCTACGTGTTCCACGCGTTTCTGAGGATCTTCATCCTGGTGATAGTCTTCGGCCTCTGGCACGGGTTATTCCTCCTGCCGGTTATATTGAGCACGATCGGACCGCGGAGTTTACGATCGTACGAAACACCGTCGCAAGCTTCGCCCGAGAAAAACGAGGAGGAGTGTATCGACACCGTCACCAGTCCGTTGAATAAAGAAATGGACAGTTAA